One Streptomyces drozdowiczii DNA segment encodes these proteins:
- a CDS encoding (2Fe-2S)-binding protein, which produces MTAAGDVPVDEVVEALRDVARLGGFFALDTAPGPARGGARLTGEGFAARARTVNERYGTGEARIGVSIAHLGLAARLWSPVLACALVHGIVPVMATAEWGGDGSALRLAGPRGSRAPRAASPLADAVAAQADGVLQRLESHLPVKMAPRLLAGNSASALVGSAAQLLRVRPGLRAPLTELTRELLETGRLPGTGRITGPGLTFRRRSCCLYYRAPNGSKCGDCCLAR; this is translated from the coding sequence ATGACCGCGGCGGGCGACGTACCGGTGGACGAGGTCGTGGAGGCGCTGCGCGACGTGGCACGGCTGGGAGGTTTCTTCGCCCTTGACACGGCCCCGGGCCCCGCGCGCGGCGGGGCGCGTCTCACGGGGGAGGGGTTCGCGGCGCGGGCCAGGACCGTCAACGAACGCTACGGGACCGGCGAAGCCCGTATCGGCGTCTCCATCGCCCATCTCGGGCTTGCGGCACGGCTGTGGTCGCCGGTCCTGGCCTGCGCGCTGGTCCACGGCATCGTGCCCGTGATGGCCACCGCGGAATGGGGCGGCGACGGCTCGGCCCTCCGGCTCGCCGGGCCGCGCGGCAGCCGCGCCCCGCGAGCGGCGTCGCCACTGGCGGACGCCGTGGCCGCCCAGGCCGACGGTGTCCTTCAGCGTCTGGAGAGCCACCTGCCCGTCAAGATGGCGCCGCGGCTCCTCGCCGGGAACTCCGCCTCCGCGCTGGTCGGCTCGGCGGCACAGCTGCTGAGGGTCCGGCCCGGTCTGCGGGCTCCGCTCACCGAGCTGACGCGCGAACTCCTGGAGACGGGACGGCTGCCCGGGACCGGCCGCATCACCGGCCCCGGGCTCACCTTCCGCCGCCGCAGCTGCTGCCTGTACTACCGGGCACCCAACGGCTCGAAGTGCGGGGACTGCTGCCTGGCCCGGTGA
- the tsaD gene encoding tRNA (adenosine(37)-N6)-threonylcarbamoyltransferase complex transferase subunit TsaD translates to MVLGIESSCDETGAGIVQDGRLLAHVVASSMDEHARFGGVVPEIASRAHLQAFVPVVREALSQAGIRLGQLDAVAVTTGPGLSGALQVGLAGAKTLAYTAGVPLYGVHHLAGHVAADTLEHGPLPEPCVVLIVSGGHTSLLLVRDLVREPILHLGDTLDDAAGECFDKVARILGLPYPGGPAIDGAARTGNPDAIAFPRPLTKGGDDPYAFSFSGLKTAAARWVEQHRLRGEELLIADGAAALQEAVADVLTRKALRACRDHDVRTLIVVGGVAANSRVRALAEQRCAAAGIELRVPSMTLCTDNGAMIAAVGDLLVRSGAEPAPLDVSIDPSAPLEYASLTPLPATAARAA, encoded by the coding sequence ATGGTGCTGGGGATCGAGTCGTCGTGCGACGAGACCGGCGCGGGCATCGTGCAGGACGGAAGACTGCTGGCCCACGTCGTGGCGTCGAGCATGGACGAGCACGCCCGCTTCGGCGGGGTCGTGCCCGAGATCGCCTCCCGTGCCCACCTCCAGGCGTTCGTCCCGGTTGTACGAGAGGCCCTTTCGCAGGCCGGGATTCGGCTCGGGCAGCTCGATGCGGTCGCCGTCACCACCGGGCCCGGCCTCTCGGGCGCCTTGCAGGTCGGCCTGGCCGGGGCCAAGACCCTTGCCTACACCGCCGGCGTTCCGCTGTACGGCGTGCACCACCTGGCCGGGCATGTCGCCGCGGACACCCTGGAGCACGGCCCCCTGCCCGAACCCTGCGTCGTCCTGATCGTCTCCGGCGGCCACACGTCCCTGCTTCTGGTCCGGGATCTGGTGCGCGAACCGATCCTGCACCTGGGCGACACCCTCGACGACGCCGCCGGAGAGTGCTTCGACAAGGTCGCCCGCATCCTCGGCCTGCCCTATCCGGGCGGGCCTGCCATCGACGGGGCCGCGAGGACGGGCAATCCGGACGCGATCGCCTTCCCCCGGCCGCTGACCAAGGGAGGTGACGACCCGTACGCGTTCTCCTTCTCCGGCCTCAAGACCGCCGCCGCCCGCTGGGTGGAGCAGCACCGCTTGCGCGGCGAAGAGCTTTTGATCGCCGACGGCGCGGCCGCGCTCCAGGAGGCTGTTGCCGACGTCCTCACACGCAAGGCGCTGCGCGCGTGCCGCGATCACGACGTGCGCACGCTGATCGTGGTCGGCGGTGTGGCCGCGAACTCCCGGGTGCGGGCGCTGGCGGAGCAGCGATGTGCCGCGGCCGGCATCGAACTTCGGGTGCCGTCGATGACGCTGTGCACGGACAACGGAGCCATGATCGCCGCCGTCGGCGACCTGCTGGTCCGCTCCGGCGCCGAACCGGCGCCGCTCGACGTGTCCATCGATCCCTCCGCACCGCTGGAGTACGCGTCGCTGACCCCGCTCCCCGCCACCGCTGCCCGGGCCGCCTGA
- the rpsN gene encoding 30S ribosomal protein S14 — translation MAKKSKIAQNEKRKVIVARYAARRAELKEVIRRPSSTDAERQAASEELRRQPRDASATRVRNRDSVDGRPRGHLRKFGLSRVNLRRQAHAGFLPGVTKSSW, via the coding sequence ATGGCCAAGAAGAGCAAGATCGCGCAGAACGAGAAGCGCAAGGTGATCGTCGCGAGGTACGCGGCCCGCCGTGCGGAGCTGAAGGAGGTCATCCGCCGGCCGTCCTCCACCGACGCCGAGCGGCAGGCCGCTTCGGAGGAGCTGCGGCGCCAGCCGCGCGACGCGAGCGCCACCCGGGTGCGCAACCGGGACAGCGTGGACGGGCGTCCGCGAGGACACCTGCGGAAGTTCGGTCTGTCACGGGTCAACCTGCGCCGGCAGGCGCACGCCGGTTTCCTGCCGGGGGTCACCAAGTCCTCCTGGTGA
- the rpmB gene encoding 50S ribosomal protein L28, with translation MSAHCQLTGTQPGFGNSISHSHRRTSRRFDPNIQRKRYWLPSEGRFVRLTLSAKAIKTIDSIGIEAAVVRIRARGGKV, from the coding sequence TTGTCCGCTCACTGCCAACTGACCGGCACCCAGCCGGGCTTCGGCAACTCCATCTCCCACTCGCACCGGCGCACCTCGCGCCGTTTCGACCCCAACATCCAGCGCAAGCGCTACTGGCTGCCGAGCGAGGGGCGGTTCGTCCGGCTGACGCTCAGCGCGAAGGCGATCAAGACCATCGACAGCATCGGTATCGAAGCCGCCGTCGTCCGTATCCGCGCCCGAGGAGGGAAGGTCTGA
- the rpmG gene encoding 50S ribosomal protein L33, whose translation MARNEVRPIIKLRSTAGTGYTYVTRKNRRNDPDRLVLRKFDPVARRHVDFREER comes from the coding sequence ATGGCACGCAACGAGGTCCGCCCGATCATCAAGCTCCGCTCCACCGCGGGAACCGGCTACACGTACGTCACCCGCAAGAACCGCCGCAACGATCCCGACCGACTGGTCCTGCGCAAGTTCGACCCCGTCGCCCGACGCCACGTCGACTTCCGCGAGGAACGCTGA
- a CDS encoding type B 50S ribosomal protein L31: protein MKPAIHPSYGPVVFRDRAANHAFLTRSTMTSEKTIDWEDGNTYPVVDVEISNVSHPFYTGTARVLDTAGRVERFERRYGRHGAK from the coding sequence ATGAAGCCCGCAATCCACCCCTCCTACGGCCCCGTCGTCTTCCGTGACCGCGCCGCGAACCACGCGTTCCTCACCCGCTCCACCATGACCAGCGAGAAGACCATCGACTGGGAGGACGGCAACACCTACCCGGTGGTCGACGTCGAGATCTCCAACGTCAGCCACCCCTTCTACACGGGCACCGCCCGCGTCCTGGACACGGCCGGACGGGTCGAGCGCTTCGAGCGCCGTTACGGTCGACACGGGGCCAAGTGA
- a CDS encoding CobW family GTP-binding protein translates to MSAEARLPMVIVGGLHSEARRQVVEHLLRSVPGSVVLHHDLSTAAAHGTVLRHVRDASGERSRHEVPLVNDCACCALREDLVPELRRLADAGPTRLAVVELWDSVEPRSMAEVVFHHGGDAIRLTNVITAVDPALVLPSLANGDDLAEAGLAAAARDQRTVGDTWARQLEYAPVLALAESPDADDEDHAILTQLHPTARRVRADSPELAVLAFDGFDIEAAAAAQHPACALLPQEAEEAGVTTFVWRRHRPFHPERLYQALEDLCCAAARSRGRFWLADRPDTLLSWDAAGGALCVESAGPWLAALPDAAWELEPPVRRAAAALDWHPEHGDRCQHLVFTSPGLDHHGLEQVLESCLLTDAEYTAGPAAWKHLPAPFDALLDPAA, encoded by the coding sequence ATGTCGGCGGAAGCCCGGTTGCCCATGGTCATCGTCGGCGGGCTCCACTCCGAGGCGCGCCGGCAGGTCGTGGAACACCTGCTGCGCTCGGTCCCCGGCAGCGTCGTCCTGCACCACGACCTGTCCACGGCCGCCGCACACGGCACCGTCCTGCGTCACGTACGCGACGCATCGGGCGAGCGGTCCCGGCATGAGGTTCCCCTGGTCAACGACTGCGCCTGCTGCGCCCTTCGCGAGGACTTGGTGCCCGAGCTGCGACGGCTCGCCGACGCCGGTCCGACGCGGCTGGCCGTCGTCGAACTGTGGGACTCCGTCGAACCGAGGAGCATGGCCGAGGTCGTCTTCCACCACGGTGGCGATGCGATCCGGCTCACCAACGTGATCACGGCGGTGGACCCGGCGCTCGTACTCCCTTCCCTCGCCAACGGCGACGATCTGGCCGAAGCGGGCCTCGCAGCCGCTGCGCGTGACCAGCGCACCGTCGGTGACACCTGGGCCAGGCAGTTGGAGTACGCCCCCGTCCTCGCCCTTGCGGAGAGTCCCGACGCCGACGACGAGGACCACGCGATCCTCACCCAGCTCCACCCCACCGCCCGCCGGGTACGGGCGGACTCCCCCGAACTGGCGGTGCTGGCCTTCGACGGCTTCGACATCGAGGCCGCCGCGGCGGCCCAGCACCCGGCCTGCGCCCTCCTCCCGCAGGAGGCCGAGGAAGCGGGCGTGACCACCTTCGTGTGGCGCCGCCACCGGCCGTTCCATCCCGAGCGCCTCTACCAGGCGCTGGAAGACCTCTGCTGCGCCGCCGCCCGCAGCCGCGGACGGTTCTGGCTCGCCGACCGCCCCGACACCCTGCTCTCCTGGGACGCGGCGGGCGGAGCCCTGTGTGTCGAGAGCGCCGGCCCCTGGCTCGCCGCACTGCCGGACGCCGCCTGGGAGTTGGAGCCGCCCGTCCGCCGAGCGGCCGCAGCCCTCGACTGGCACCCGGAGCACGGTGACCGCTGCCAGCACCTCGTCTTCACCTCGCCCGGCCTCGACCACCACGGGCTCGAGCAGGTCCTCGAATCCTGCCTGCTCACCGATGCCGAGTACACCGCGGGTCCAGCGGCATGGAAGCACCTCCCGGCCCCCTTCGACGCCCTGCTCGACCCCGCCGCGTAA
- the rpsR gene encoding 30S ribosomal protein S18, protein MPPRQGPRKPPKPRPNPLDAAGITYIDYKDTDLLRKFISDRGKIRSRRVTRVTAQQQRQITTAIKNAREMALLPYSSR, encoded by the coding sequence ATGCCTCCCCGCCAAGGCCCCCGTAAGCCGCCGAAGCCCCGCCCCAACCCGCTCGACGCCGCCGGGATCACCTACATCGACTACAAGGACACCGATCTGCTGCGGAAGTTCATTTCCGACCGCGGCAAGATTCGCAGCCGCCGCGTCACCCGCGTCACCGCCCAGCAGCAGCGGCAGATCACCACGGCGATCAAGAACGCCCGGGAAATGGCACTGCTGCCCTACTCCAGCCGATAA